A single window of Vibrio stylophorae DNA harbors:
- the lptC gene encoding LPS export ABC transporter periplasmic protein LptC, with amino-acid sequence MSWQRFFIALLVIVCAGAGHYLFEKHWQSEVQVAIDIEKPIFVGDNIINKGYSAQGLLNYQVESKKLSYFAEHGNTEFEQPTLLVFRNGDQAEWRLTAKHATLTKEQMLILVDDVKLYNLLPNNAFEKMETDYLVLDLISKDFNTDQPTQIQGPGFHSRGNKMQGNLEQHVAELQDEVQGRYESFIR; translated from the coding sequence ATGAGTTGGCAGCGTTTCTTTATTGCGCTGCTTGTGATTGTCTGCGCTGGCGCTGGCCATTACCTCTTTGAAAAACACTGGCAATCGGAAGTGCAAGTGGCCATTGATATCGAAAAACCAATTTTCGTTGGCGATAATATTATTAATAAAGGCTACTCAGCACAGGGGCTACTCAACTATCAAGTCGAGTCGAAAAAACTCTCCTACTTTGCTGAACACGGAAACACTGAGTTTGAACAACCCACACTCTTGGTGTTTCGCAATGGCGATCAGGCAGAATGGCGCTTAACCGCGAAACATGCCACCCTCACCAAAGAGCAAATGCTGATTTTGGTGGATGACGTCAAACTTTATAATCTGTTACCCAACAATGCCTTTGAAAAAATGGAAACGGATTACTTAGTACTTGATTTGATAAGTAAAGATTTTAATACTGATCAACCGACACAAATTCAAGGCCCAGGCTTTCACAGCCGCGGCAATAAAATGCAGGGCAACTTAGAGCAACATGTTGCTGAACTACAAGACGAGGTACAAGGTCGCTATGAAAGTTTCATTCGCTAA
- a CDS encoding calcium/sodium antiporter, protein MLTAVIFLIIGLILLVWSADRLVYGAAALARNYGIAPLVIGMTILAMGSSAPEMVVSATAALNGKTDTAVGNVIGSNIANIALILGLTALIRPLSISSAVLRRELPMMMAVTLIAGILLWNNYLSFIEGIVLIALFAAFILTMLKISKDKDYQDDPMLTEQESEIPQGVSNKAAAGWVVLGLLLLPYSANLLVDSAVTIAEYFGMSDLVIGLTIIAIGTSLPELAASVAGVLKGEDDMAVGNIIGSNIFNILAVMGIPALLNPSAINPLVMGRDYYVMFAISALLVVLALAKQRKLGRIAGFILFACFVVYQGYLLVNLSA, encoded by the coding sequence ATGTTAACCGCTGTGATATTTCTAATCATTGGATTGATTTTATTGGTCTGGAGCGCAGACCGCTTGGTCTATGGCGCTGCCGCGCTTGCGCGCAACTATGGCATCGCCCCTTTAGTGATTGGTATGACCATTTTAGCCATGGGCTCCTCTGCGCCTGAAATGGTGGTTTCAGCCACCGCAGCACTGAATGGTAAAACTGATACCGCAGTAGGCAACGTCATTGGCTCAAATATTGCCAATATTGCCCTTATCCTTGGGTTAACGGCATTGATTCGCCCATTATCCATCAGCTCAGCCGTCCTTCGCCGTGAACTACCCATGATGATGGCGGTCACCCTCATCGCAGGTATCTTACTGTGGAATAACTACCTTAGCTTTATTGAAGGTATCGTACTGATCGCTTTATTTGCCGCCTTTATTCTGACCATGCTGAAAATCAGCAAAGATAAAGATTACCAAGACGACCCCATGCTCACCGAGCAAGAGAGCGAAATTCCGCAAGGTGTCAGCAACAAAGCCGCGGCGGGCTGGGTTGTGTTGGGCTTACTATTACTCCCCTACTCGGCCAATTTATTGGTCGATTCCGCGGTGACCATCGCAGAGTATTTTGGCATGAGTGATTTGGTCATTGGTCTGACTATTATTGCCATTGGCACCAGCTTACCTGAGCTTGCCGCGTCCGTTGCAGGTGTGCTCAAAGGTGAAGATGATATGGCGGTGGGCAATATCATCGGCTCCAATATATTCAACATACTCGCCGTCATGGGCATTCCCGCACTACTCAATCCATCCGCCATTAATCCACTAGTGATGGGGCGCGATTATTATGTGATGTTTGCAATTTCTGCGCTTTTGGTCGTGCTCGCACTTGCAAAACAGCGTAAACTAGGCCGAATTGCAGGTTTTATTTTGTTCGCCTGTTTTGTGGTTTATCAAGGTTATTTGCTGGTGAATCTCTCCGCTTAA
- the mlaE gene encoding lipid asymmetry maintenance ABC transporter permease subunit MlaE: MQWIIALGARTLAVTQAMGQATLMLFGALVGKPQPRKMAPLLFRQLYVLGVQSLAIIMVSGLFIGMVISLQGYLVLVDFGAETNLGQMVALSLLRELGPVVTALLFAGRAGSALTAEIGLMRATEQLSSMEMMAVDPLRRVISPRFWAGVIVMPLLTAIFIVVGIWGAELVGVDWKGIDHGSFWSVMQASIELGYDVGNCMIKSLVFAVTVTWIALFNGYYATPTSAGISQATTRTVVHASLAVLGLDFVLTALMFGN; the protein is encoded by the coding sequence ATGCAATGGATTATTGCGCTGGGCGCACGTACATTGGCGGTCACCCAAGCGATGGGACAGGCAACCTTAATGCTGTTTGGCGCGTTAGTGGGTAAACCGCAGCCGCGAAAAATGGCACCACTGCTATTTCGCCAGCTATATGTTTTGGGCGTGCAATCTTTGGCGATCATCATGGTTTCTGGCCTATTTATCGGCATGGTGATTAGCTTGCAAGGCTATTTAGTGCTGGTGGATTTTGGTGCTGAAACCAATTTGGGCCAGATGGTTGCGTTGTCTTTGCTACGTGAATTGGGTCCGGTGGTAACAGCGCTACTCTTTGCTGGCCGCGCAGGCTCAGCATTAACCGCTGAAATTGGCTTGATGCGCGCTACCGAGCAACTTTCCAGTATGGAGATGATGGCTGTTGACCCACTGCGTCGTGTGATCTCACCTCGTTTCTGGGCTGGCGTGATTGTGATGCCACTACTCACAGCGATTTTTATCGTGGTGGGTATTTGGGGCGCAGAGTTAGTCGGCGTGGATTGGAAGGGCATTGACCACGGTAGTTTTTGGTCGGTAATGCAGGCATCCATTGAGCTTGGCTATGACGTTGGCAACTGCATGATCAAGAGTTTGGTTTTTGCCGTGACGGTCACTTGGATCGCGCTATTTAACGGTTACTACGCAACGCCAACATCGGCTGGGATTAGCCAAGCCACCACACGAACCGTGGTGCATGCTTCGTTGGCGGTATTGGGATTAGATTTTGTGCTCACCGCACTTATGTTTGGAAATTAA
- the mlaF gene encoding phospholipid ABC transporter ATP-binding protein MlaF, whose protein sequence is MAQNENLITIRDLHFCRGERVIFDHLNLNIPKGKVTAIMGPSGIGKTTLLRLIGGQLLPDQGDIFFHQWNIPKLGRRALYTAREKMGMLFQSGALFSDMSVFDNIAFPLREHTQLSESLIATIVMLKLEAVGLRGAEALMPSELSGGMARRVALARAIVLDPELVMYDEPFVGQDPITMGVLVKLIRDLNQALGLTSVVVSHDVPEVMSIADYVYLLADGKVIAEGTPEALEQMDDDMVRQFIQGLADGPVPFRYPAKPLAEEWL, encoded by the coding sequence ATGGCGCAAAATGAAAATTTGATCACCATTCGCGATCTGCATTTCTGTCGTGGTGAGCGGGTTATTTTTGACCACCTCAATTTGAATATTCCCAAAGGAAAAGTGACCGCCATTATGGGGCCATCAGGGATTGGTAAAACTACCCTGTTGCGTTTGATTGGTGGACAATTACTTCCCGATCAAGGGGATATCTTCTTTCATCAATGGAATATACCCAAGTTAGGTCGTCGAGCGCTTTATACGGCGCGCGAAAAAATGGGGATGTTATTTCAATCGGGCGCGCTGTTTAGTGATATGTCAGTGTTTGACAATATTGCCTTTCCGCTGCGTGAACATACGCAGCTCAGCGAGTCATTGATTGCCACGATTGTGATGCTGAAATTAGAAGCAGTTGGCCTGCGCGGCGCTGAAGCGCTGATGCCAAGTGAGCTTTCTGGGGGAATGGCGCGGCGTGTGGCTTTGGCGCGCGCGATTGTGCTGGATCCAGAACTGGTGATGTATGACGAGCCTTTTGTCGGCCAAGACCCGATCACCATGGGCGTACTGGTTAAACTGATTCGCGATTTGAATCAGGCATTAGGTTTGACTTCAGTGGTGGTTTCCCATGATGTGCCTGAAGTGATGAGTATTGCTGATTATGTGTACCTGCTCGCAGATGGCAAAGTGATTGCTGAAGGGACACCGGAGGCGCTTGAGCAAATGGATGATGACATGGTGCGCCAATTTATTCAGGGATTGGCTGATGGTCCCGTGCCATTTCGTTATCCTGCCAAGCCATTGGCTGAGGAGTGGTTGTAA
- a CDS encoding STAS domain-containing protein gives MSEPALTLDIDAKALTLSGELTRQSIPHHWPKGWQWIAKAEQWPVILTNVTRIDSAGVAILLHLIQQARMQGCHVLLCAVPNQLQTLLKLSNLDSVITEHLEDVQ, from the coding sequence ATGAGTGAGCCAGCGCTAACCTTGGATATCGATGCCAAGGCTTTAACCTTATCTGGCGAACTGACGCGTCAGAGCATTCCACACCATTGGCCAAAAGGCTGGCAATGGATCGCTAAAGCCGAACAATGGCCAGTAATTTTAACAAATGTGACTCGGATCGACTCTGCAGGCGTGGCAATTCTGCTTCATTTGATACAGCAGGCTCGAATGCAAGGATGTCATGTATTATTATGCGCAGTTCCAAATCAGCTTCAGACTCTTCTGAAGCTTAGTAATCTTGATTCGGTGATTACTGAACATCTTGAAGATGTGCAATAA
- the kdsC gene encoding 3-deoxy-manno-octulosonate-8-phosphatase KdsC: MIDFLYGPVPQTIWQRAAKIQLLICDVDGVFSDGRVYMGNDGEELKAFHTRDGYGIKCIMNAGIEVAVITGRQSNIVSNRMNALGVQHLYQGQDNKLAAYQDLQQQLQLAPEQVAYIGDDLIDWPVMEKVGLGICVQDGHPLLAQRADFCTATRGGFGAVREVCDLLLAARDQLEAYQGRSI; the protein is encoded by the coding sequence ATGATTGATTTTTTATACGGTCCAGTGCCTCAAACCATTTGGCAACGAGCAGCAAAAATTCAATTGCTCATCTGTGATGTAGATGGCGTCTTTTCCGATGGGCGCGTCTATATGGGCAACGATGGCGAAGAGTTAAAAGCCTTTCATACCCGTGATGGCTATGGCATCAAATGTATTATGAATGCAGGCATTGAAGTGGCAGTGATCACTGGACGTCAATCAAACATCGTGAGCAACCGCATGAATGCCTTGGGCGTTCAACACCTTTATCAAGGTCAAGATAACAAACTTGCAGCCTATCAAGATCTGCAGCAACAACTTCAGCTGGCACCTGAGCAAGTGGCTTATATTGGCGATGACCTTATTGATTGGCCAGTCATGGAAAAAGTAGGCTTGGGTATCTGCGTCCAAGATGGCCATCCACTGCTTGCCCAGCGCGCTGATTTTTGTACGGCGACACGTGGCGGTTTTGGTGCGGTTCGTGAAGTCTGCGATCTGTTACTCGCCGCACGTGATCAACTCGAAGCCTATCAAGGACGCAGCATATGA
- a CDS encoding KpsF/GutQ family sugar-phosphate isomerase, whose product MTATASFCQSGQRVLDIEIDALNHLKQYINDDFANACALMMQCEGKVIVMGMGKSGHIGCKIAASLASTGTPSFFVHPGEASHGDLGMIGKKDVVLAISNSGEAGEILFLAPVLSRLGIPMICMTGNPESSMAKLAKVHLQITVPKEACPLNLAPTSSTTATLAMGDALAIALLEARGFTAEDFALSHPGGALGRKLLLKIGDIMRQGDDLPCIQPTATVAQALFEITQKGLGMTAVVDANQQVLGIFTDGDLRRLFERNIDLKHTEIGTVMTANPHTTSADLLAAEGLLLMEQRKITSLLVINEQQQLIGALQMHDLLKAGVV is encoded by the coding sequence ATGACAGCCACCGCTTCCTTTTGCCAAAGTGGCCAACGTGTTTTAGATATCGAAATCGATGCACTCAATCACCTCAAGCAATATATTAATGATGATTTTGCCAACGCTTGCGCACTGATGATGCAGTGTGAAGGTAAAGTGATCGTGATGGGTATGGGCAAATCAGGACATATCGGCTGCAAAATTGCCGCGTCTTTAGCCAGCACCGGCACACCAAGTTTCTTTGTGCATCCTGGCGAAGCCAGCCATGGCGATCTCGGGATGATTGGCAAAAAAGATGTGGTTTTGGCGATTTCGAATTCAGGTGAAGCGGGTGAAATTTTATTTCTGGCACCTGTACTGTCACGCCTTGGCATTCCAATGATCTGCATGACCGGCAATCCAGAATCTAGCATGGCTAAACTGGCCAAGGTACATTTGCAAATTACCGTTCCCAAAGAAGCCTGCCCACTGAATTTAGCGCCAACCTCAAGCACCACAGCGACACTTGCCATGGGCGATGCGCTCGCGATTGCCCTATTGGAAGCGCGCGGCTTCACTGCTGAAGATTTTGCACTCTCTCACCCTGGCGGTGCATTGGGTCGTAAACTGCTCTTAAAGATTGGTGATATTATGCGCCAAGGCGATGATTTGCCTTGCATTCAGCCAACAGCAACCGTGGCTCAGGCACTCTTTGAGATCACGCAAAAAGGATTAGGTATGACCGCTGTTGTCGATGCGAATCAACAGGTACTTGGCATCTTTACCGATGGTGACCTACGCCGTCTGTTTGAGCGCAACATTGACCTCAAGCACACAGAGATCGGCACAGTCATGACAGCAAACCCTCATACCACAAGTGCCGATCTACTTGCAGCGGAAGGACTACTGTTAATGGAGCAGCGCAAAATCACCAGTTTGTTGGTGATCAATGAGCAGCAACAACTAATTGGCGCATTACAGATGCATGACCTTTTAAAAGCTGGTGTGGTGTAA
- the lptA gene encoding lipopolysaccharide transport periplasmic protein LptA — MKVSFAKLGLLLLCLASPWSWAKSNDTEQPIVIHSNNQQVDMKTNTVTFSGKVVLTQGSIKIHADRIVVIRPKGKEGQEIIEAYGKPATFQQTTDDGKPLNGKANKLRYEIAKEFLTMTTNAELNQEGSVIKGDSISYSIVQQKLVAKSGGQERVTTIIQPNKINQK, encoded by the coding sequence ATGAAAGTTTCATTCGCTAAACTAGGGCTCTTACTTCTTTGCCTTGCCAGCCCATGGTCTTGGGCCAAGAGTAATGACACCGAACAACCCATTGTGATTCATTCCAATAACCAACAAGTGGATATGAAGACCAATACCGTCACCTTTAGCGGCAAAGTGGTGCTCACCCAAGGCTCGATTAAGATCCATGCCGATCGCATCGTGGTGATCCGCCCTAAAGGTAAAGAAGGTCAGGAAATTATCGAAGCTTACGGTAAACCGGCAACCTTCCAACAAACCACAGATGATGGCAAACCACTCAATGGCAAAGCCAACAAACTACGTTATGAAATCGCCAAAGAATTTTTGACCATGACCACCAATGCTGAATTGAACCAAGAAGGCAGTGTGATCAAAGGTGATAGCATCAGCTATAGCATCGTCCAGCAGAAATTGGTGGCAAAAAGCGGTGGTCAAGAGCGCGTAACCACCATCATTCAACCGAACAAAATCAATCAAAAGTAA
- the mlaC gene encoding phospholipid-binding protein MlaC — MMKLRQIKLGQGQIAQWFVGLSLMLAMLSSSVQAKTVDQTDPYRLIDEVAQITFARLKAEQPNIAKNPEILRTIVNEELLPYVNARYAAYKVLGNQQLKKSTKDQRDAFVVAFEDYMIASYAQVMTKYSDQTVKVEAAQPVPADRKIVTVRVDLIEGSHPPLRIDFKLRKNKDGTWQAFDMVAEGISMVQTKQSEWRDPLKNKGIEAVTQELQRLGRQPIRLDGDDVDSKAP; from the coding sequence ATGATGAAATTGCGCCAAATTAAGTTAGGCCAAGGGCAGATAGCCCAATGGTTTGTCGGTTTGAGCTTGATGCTGGCCATGCTATCTAGCAGTGTGCAAGCAAAAACGGTGGATCAAACTGACCCCTATCGTTTGATTGACGAGGTGGCACAAATTACCTTTGCGCGCCTCAAGGCAGAGCAGCCAAATATTGCGAAAAATCCTGAAATCTTACGCACCATTGTTAATGAGGAGTTGTTGCCTTACGTCAATGCGCGTTATGCCGCTTATAAAGTGCTGGGTAATCAGCAGTTGAAGAAATCGACGAAAGATCAACGCGATGCATTTGTGGTGGCTTTTGAAGATTATATGATTGCTTCCTATGCGCAGGTGATGACCAAATACAGCGATCAAACCGTGAAAGTGGAAGCCGCTCAGCCTGTACCAGCCGATCGCAAGATTGTGACTGTGCGTGTTGATCTGATTGAGGGGTCCCATCCACCGCTTCGCATCGACTTTAAATTGCGTAAAAACAAAGATGGTACTTGGCAAGCCTTTGACATGGTGGCTGAGGGTATCTCTATGGTGCAAACTAAGCAAAGTGAATGGCGCGATCCGCTAAAAAACAAGGGCATCGAAGCGGTGACGCAAGAGTTGCAACGTTTGGGTCGCCAACCGATTCGTTTGGATGGTGATGATGTGGATAGTAAAGCGCCATGA
- the mlaD gene encoding outer membrane lipid asymmetry maintenance protein MlaD, which translates to MQQTRKLELWVGLFVLAGIAALLVLVFNIANVKGLSQSESYQLTARFDNIGGLKVRSPVKIGGVVVGRISDIDLDVATHTPVVTMNIDSKYGYFSETTSASIYSAGLLGEQFVGLIPGFVDEEEGFDMLGDGDEIQDTKSALILEDLIGQVVYSLKGEDE; encoded by the coding sequence ATGCAACAAACACGTAAATTAGAACTTTGGGTTGGTTTGTTCGTTTTAGCGGGAATCGCTGCGCTTTTGGTGTTGGTATTTAACATCGCCAATGTCAAAGGGCTGAGCCAAAGTGAGAGTTATCAGTTAACGGCTCGTTTTGACAATATTGGTGGGCTGAAAGTGCGCTCACCAGTAAAAATTGGTGGGGTGGTTGTTGGGCGCATCAGCGATATCGACTTAGATGTAGCGACTCACACGCCTGTGGTGACCATGAATATCGACAGTAAATATGGTTATTTCTCTGAGACCACATCGGCTTCTATTTATAGCGCGGGTCTTCTTGGCGAGCAGTTTGTGGGACTAATTCCCGGCTTTGTCGATGAGGAGGAAGGCTTTGATATGCTCGGTGATGGCGATGAAATACAAGATACCAAATCGGCACTGATCCTCGAGGATTTGATTGGCCAAGTGGTATACAGCTTAAAAGGCGAGGATGAATAA
- the ibaG gene encoding BolA family iron metabolism protein IbaG, with translation MDISEIKTILEQQLDLAEVHVKGDGSHFEVIAVGELFDGMSRVKKQQTIYGPLMEHIASNAIHALSIKAYTPDEWARDKKLILPS, from the coding sequence GTGGACATTAGCGAAATTAAAACAATTCTAGAGCAGCAGCTAGATCTAGCTGAGGTTCATGTCAAAGGCGATGGTAGCCATTTTGAAGTAATCGCTGTGGGTGAGCTTTTCGACGGTATGAGTCGTGTGAAAAAGCAACAAACCATTTATGGACCATTGATGGAGCACATCGCTTCCAATGCAATCCATGCTTTAAGCATTAAAGCTTATACGCCTGATGAGTGGGCTCGCGATAAAAAATTGATCCTGCCATCGTAA
- the murA gene encoding UDP-N-acetylglucosamine 1-carboxyvinyltransferase has translation MQKFIIQGGGPLKGEVAISGAKNAALPILFAALLAEEPVEVANVPKLRDIDTTMALLEQLGAKVSRNGSVHVDASGVNNFCAPYDLVKTMRASIWALGPLVARFGQGQVSLPGGCAIGARPVDLHIHGLEQLGATIVLEEGYVKASVDGRLKGAHIVMDKVSVGATVTIMCAATLAEGTTVIENAAREPEIEDTAAFLNTLGAKIEGAGTDTITITGVERLGGGYHSVVADRIETGTFLVAAAVSGGDIRCTNTRPSLLEAALSKLEEAGALVETGDDWIRVNMTGRELKAVNIRTAPHPGFPTDMQAQFSLLNLVAKGTGIITETIFENRFMHIPELIRMGAHAEIEGNTVICGDCEQLSGAQVMATDLRASASLVIAGCIAQGETVVDRIYHIDRGYDRIEDKLTALGANIQRADA, from the coding sequence ATGCAAAAATTTATTATTCAAGGTGGCGGCCCGCTTAAAGGTGAGGTTGCTATTTCTGGGGCGAAAAACGCCGCTCTTCCTATTCTATTTGCCGCACTCTTGGCTGAAGAGCCTGTTGAAGTGGCGAATGTGCCAAAACTTCGTGATATCGATACCACCATGGCATTGCTTGAGCAATTGGGCGCTAAGGTTTCTCGTAACGGTTCTGTTCATGTCGATGCCAGCGGTGTAAATAATTTCTGTGCACCTTATGACTTGGTGAAAACCATGCGTGCATCAATTTGGGCTTTGGGTCCATTGGTCGCACGTTTTGGTCAAGGCCAAGTGTCTCTACCTGGTGGTTGCGCAATTGGTGCACGTCCTGTGGATTTACATATTCATGGTCTTGAGCAATTGGGCGCAACCATTGTGCTTGAAGAAGGCTATGTCAAAGCATCTGTCGATGGTCGCTTAAAAGGCGCGCATATCGTGATGGACAAAGTGAGCGTTGGTGCAACTGTTACCATTATGTGCGCTGCGACTTTGGCTGAAGGCACCACTGTGATTGAAAATGCAGCGCGTGAGCCTGAAATCGAAGATACCGCTGCGTTCTTAAATACCCTTGGCGCAAAAATCGAAGGTGCAGGTACTGATACCATCACCATTACCGGTGTTGAGCGTCTTGGTGGTGGTTACCACTCAGTGGTTGCTGACCGTATTGAAACCGGTACGTTTCTTGTGGCTGCTGCAGTATCTGGTGGTGATATTCGCTGTACCAATACACGTCCTTCACTACTTGAAGCTGCGCTTTCTAAGTTGGAAGAAGCGGGTGCTTTGGTTGAAACGGGTGATGATTGGATTCGTGTAAATATGACGGGGCGCGAGCTGAAAGCTGTCAACATTCGCACTGCACCGCATCCTGGTTTCCCAACCGATATGCAAGCGCAATTTAGTTTGTTGAACTTGGTGGCCAAGGGCACTGGGATCATCACTGAAACTATCTTTGAAAACCGCTTTATGCACATCCCTGAATTGATTCGTATGGGTGCGCATGCTGAGATTGAAGGCAACACTGTGATTTGTGGTGATTGCGAGCAATTAAGCGGTGCGCAAGTAATGGCGACGGATCTACGTGCATCCGCAAGTTTGGTCATTGCTGGCTGTATTGCGCAGGGCGAAACTGTGGTAGATCGTATTTATCATATCGATCGCGGTTATGATCGCATTGAAGATAAGCTAACCGCTCTGGGTGCTAACATTCAGCGCGCTGACGCTTAA
- the degS gene encoding outer membrane-stress sensor serine endopeptidase DegS codes for MLQTLLRSVRLGLLVGVILVLALPQLRQQLLSQVRETIAPLEQGPRQSYHDAVLRAAPAVVNIYSRRYTNENSLELAVQGLGSGVIMNSQGYILTNLHVIAESDQVVVALQDGRIFMAQLIGQDALTDLAVLKIDADNLPVIPQDKQYQAQIGDVVLAIGNPYNLGQTTTFGIISATGRTGMSFGRQDFLQTDAAINQGNSGGALVNAKGNLVGINTASFQPTTEMDTYGISFAIPYTLADKIMDKIIADGRVIRGYVGILSAGAINPVMARVIDPQYLNGVMINKLEPGGPAELAGLRRHDIIVKIGEHWVQGPQDARDQVTELRPGTKVPFTVLREEQLLTLPITITEEPENGH; via the coding sequence ATGTTGCAAACGCTGCTTCGCTCCGTTCGCCTCGGTTTATTGGTGGGTGTCATTCTCGTTTTGGCGCTGCCACAACTACGCCAGCAATTGCTTAGCCAAGTGCGTGAAACCATCGCCCCCTTAGAGCAAGGGCCACGCCAGAGTTATCACGATGCCGTGCTGCGCGCCGCGCCCGCGGTGGTCAACATCTATAGCCGCCGCTATACCAATGAAAATAGCTTAGAGCTTGCCGTTCAAGGCTTAGGCTCTGGGGTGATCATGAATAGTCAGGGCTATATTCTGACCAACCTTCATGTCATTGCCGAATCGGATCAAGTGGTCGTAGCGCTGCAAGATGGTCGCATTTTTATGGCGCAGCTGATTGGCCAAGATGCACTCACTGACTTAGCGGTGCTTAAAATCGATGCCGACAATCTCCCCGTCATTCCGCAAGACAAACAATATCAAGCGCAAATTGGCGATGTAGTTCTGGCCATCGGTAACCCTTATAACCTAGGGCAAACCACCACCTTTGGTATTATCTCTGCCACTGGCCGTACGGGCATGAGTTTTGGTCGACAAGATTTTCTGCAAACTGATGCCGCAATCAATCAGGGAAATTCCGGCGGTGCATTGGTCAATGCAAAGGGTAATCTTGTGGGAATTAATACCGCATCCTTTCAGCCAACCACAGAAATGGATACCTATGGTATCTCCTTTGCGATTCCCTACACCCTTGCAGATAAAATTATGGATAAGATCATCGCAGATGGTCGCGTGATTCGTGGTTATGTCGGCATTCTTAGCGCTGGTGCAATCAATCCAGTCATGGCTCGAGTGATTGATCCGCAATATCTCAACGGGGTGATGATCAATAAATTAGAGCCAGGCGGACCTGCTGAACTGGCTGGGCTGCGTCGCCACGACATTATCGTGAAAATTGGTGAACACTGGGTGCAAGGACCGCAGGATGCACGCGATCAAGTAACTGAACTACGTCCTGGCACCAAGGTTCCATTCACAGTGTTGCGTGAAGAGCAGCTCTTAACCTTGCCGATTACCATTACCGAAGAGCCAGAAAACGGCCATTAA
- the lptB gene encoding LPS export ABC transporter ATP-binding protein — protein sequence MALLKASHLAKSYKSRKVVSDVSLEVNSGQIVGLLGPNGAGKTTSFYMIVGLVGRDEGSITIDGKDISLLPMHSRARLGIGYLPQEASIFRRLSVYNNIMAVLQTRDDLSKEERHDRLEELLEEFNIQHIRNSLGMALSGGERRRVEIARALAANPKFILLDEPFAGVDPISVIDIKKIIEHLRDRGLGVLITDHNVRETLDVCEHAYIVSQGRLIANGTPAEVLADEHVKRVYLGDQFKL from the coding sequence ATGGCCCTGTTAAAAGCAAGCCACTTGGCTAAAAGTTATAAAAGTCGCAAGGTTGTTTCTGATGTCAGCCTTGAAGTGAATTCAGGCCAAATTGTCGGCTTGCTCGGCCCAAACGGGGCCGGTAAAACTACCTCTTTTTATATGATTGTTGGTCTTGTTGGCCGCGATGAAGGCAGTATTACCATTGATGGCAAAGATATTAGCTTGCTTCCCATGCACTCACGTGCGCGCCTAGGGATCGGCTACCTTCCTCAGGAAGCATCTATTTTCCGTCGCCTGTCGGTCTACAACAACATTATGGCGGTGCTTCAAACCCGTGACGACCTGAGTAAAGAGGAGCGTCACGACCGTTTGGAAGAATTACTTGAAGAATTCAACATCCAGCACATTCGTAATAGTTTAGGTATGGCATTATCAGGGGGTGAACGTCGCCGAGTAGAGATTGCCCGTGCACTTGCCGCCAATCCTAAATTTATTCTGCTCGATGAACCTTTTGCTGGTGTTGACCCAATCTCGGTCATCGATATCAAAAAGATTATTGAGCATCTTCGCGATCGAGGCCTCGGTGTTCTCATTACCGATCATAACGTACGTGAGACACTGGATGTGTGTGAACACGCCTATATTGTGAGTCAGGGGCGTTTAATCGCCAACGGTACACCAGCAGAAGTCCTTGCGGATGAGCATGTGAAACGTGTCTATCTAGGTGATCAGTTCAAGCTATAG